A stretch of DNA from Dioscorea cayenensis subsp. rotundata cultivar TDr96_F1 chromosome 4, TDr96_F1_v2_PseudoChromosome.rev07_lg8_w22 25.fasta, whole genome shotgun sequence:
tGAAATAGAACAAATGATgcatagctaaaatagcaaagtgcaaaatgcttccaaaatgcctactccccggcaacggagccaaaaacttgacataccCCCTGCgtgtgtgtatcgcaagtgTACAGATTGTCAAAGTAATGaagtaccccagtgagtgggtagtcgtatccacagggaatattGCTCGAAAACATAAGAATTGCCATTTAACTATAGTAAAAACGATTGAGGAGTTGTGTAAATAATATCattgcaaataaaattaaagaaaagaaaagaagcgcATTAGGGacaaggagaggtaatcgatagagagatggggcacccggacattgctcaccttagaactattatttcaagtgcaagactaatcatcaTGCCTCcaaactgatgcttaatgagtcatggatatccaaagacacacggtcccaaacctaaggtcaaccttgactaaccctatactatgccctggtggaaaggaatactctcgacacctcacattgtgtgaGTGTTGCATGAAGATCTAGGAACTCCAACTGGTAAACCCTATtttctaaaatagatctaacgctttggtcaaggcgaaagacccctagtcacgattaagcccaaACACTAacgattacttcaacacttcactctgttgcttgcacaactaatcccattggagtttgtctcttagcacttcactctatcatgactgaaaagaactcttggaatgcggaggataaaccacatcagaagagaaaggggacgttccgctatctctcgacttaccctctcaaccctctccaaccttgctttgtctaatcctaatggagtgtcactcatccacaatgattaccaagatggattctcaaccctagtaccactctaagggaaaatcaatacaacaagcattcaagtatggaactcaattaaaacatcaaattaaagaagcataacaagattcaatgaaacaaaatcagtctagggtttacaagtccaagcacccactaggggtttagctctccgtggagcaatacacaatcaataatgaaaattgaaagtaaaagcatgcaatccataagtaaaaccctcttgtagtccgtattgatggtcttgcaGAGCTGCCTCATCATCTacaagggttcccttgtcaagagtagggcacacctcgccgaatcgatgcagatgaaagcttccccaataactctcctacAAAGGAATGTGATGTCAAAAGCCGTAGAACTGCtacaaagacctagccaaagcctctccaaaccttagctgcGAGTGCTTCCAAAGGTGGGAAAAAGATGGGGGAAAAGATCTCTCTAGAATACTCAATTCGCGGTATTTATTggggcttgaatcgggcatccacacgagtgtgtggaatttccacacgaccgtgtggatttcttgATCCCTGTTTCCTACAagttatgaacagtaactacaatagtaattttgcttcagtgatttgctacagtaggTGAAATAGAATACACAAGCACCTTATCAATTGACAATTTTGGGTTTCAAGTTTGAGTTGATCATTACTAGCTTTTGTTTCTGTTGTAATCTAGGTTTGAGTTTTGTGATGTTagctgtttttcttttcttctagttgatgtttttttagtttctttctcTTAATAAATAGCTACGTTtgtagctctctctctctctctctcccccacccacccacccacccaccaaccaaaaacatataacaattttttaaaaatataacaagtCTTTATTTAAAAGAGAAACATATAAAAGTCTTTCAAACATACAACAAATGAAACACTGAAAAGTGACATTCTAAAGCAAAGCAGAAGCAGTAATAGAGTCATCAATGTCACCGTTCATTACCATTTTTACTAACAATTTGTTCCAAGTGTCAATAGGGCCAGGCAAGCACCAATGCATGCAATCGATTTtaactttcttcttcttatcaccATCAAATGGATGGTGTGTACAGTAAGGACCGGGATGCCCATCAGGTCTTAAGAGCGAAAGATGGTAAACATCAAGTAGCTCCATTCTTACCCCATTCCTTGCTCCAGTGGCAGCAGCCTTCTCAAACTCCTCAACCTCAACTCCCCTCATAATGATGCCATCACCACCACTGATTTCCCCTTCTCCGAATGGCCTAGTCCTATTGCAAACTATTTCATTAGGCAGTTCTCAATGCTCAGAGTGATCTGGTGACCATGTCTTAAAGATTACAAAGGGATTGTGCTCAGACGTGGCAATGAACTTGAGACTGAACTGGAGTGCCTTGCTGTAAAGCTCGTTAATTGTAAACTTTTTTAGGTTCAGGTGAGGACAATAATGGCAACCAATGACTTGGTTGTTCTCATATATGATGCTTGATTTGTAGAAATGTGGGCCTATGGAGATGACCACATAGTCATATTTGCCATACTCACTGGTCCACTTTGTATCCAGGATGTCAAGGTGAAGGTGTAAGTTAATTTGTGATGCATCTCCATGGTTATCAATAGTCTCATAATGAATCAAATACGGAGCCCATATCACATATAATGTGAGGTTGTGAGAAGGATAGTACCATGTCCTAGTGTTGTATGTTGAGTCATGATAGATATCATGAGCCATTTCTTCTTGGATTGAATAAGTTGACATAATGCATTTATTCATGAAAATGTTTAGAATCAAGATTAATATGGAATTTGGAGATTACATTTTTACCTCAGATAGTTGGCAGATCAAGGAAAACACTTGGTTGTGGCAAATCGAGCTACCAATGAATGCAAATGATTTATTGCGCATTGCATTCAGAAATTTTAGTGGATCAATGGGAGGTAAGTCGCAGGCATTTGGTTTCCATCCCCAGTGAAGGTAACCTGTATCAGGCCTCCCATTGTTCACACAATTTACATATGGTGGTATTTGATTGCAGGTTTCATGTGTGTACCCTGGTCCCTCAGAGTTTGGTATCCATTCTCCAGTCCAAAGATCACATGTTTCTGCACCAGAGTTTCAAATTAATATTAGAACATGTAATTCGTTCAATaccttttgttttcaaaaagaCAGAAAAGACTCCCGAGCTGCAATCTACCTTTCTTCAACTGCAGCTTTTTAACAGTTGATTCCTTGTTCAAAGGCCCTATGTTTAATGCATCTTGCTTCCCCGGTGACATGGAGACTGAAATAGGCAAAGATGTGTGTAAAAGGATGAATGCAATATTCATCATCTCGACAGTGAAGCATTTTAATGCAAAGCAAAGAAGATACATTTTTCAGCATCCACTGTCCATGCATCAAAGTTGCTGACGAAGAGGTAGCAAATTGCAGCTGCCAAGAAGATGGCACTGATGAACTTGAAAAATATCAAGCTTATGGTACTTCTCCCCTCCTTTGAATGCAATGGTTGGTGGTCTCCTACAACAATCTCATCTCCCATTGCAATATTCTCTTTCtgcacacacacaaaaaaaggcACAATAGAACAGGCTAATGCCATTAATTCCCTCCAAGTAAGCTTCAATTTATAGTATGGGAATTGCACTTGCACATGGTAAATTTTTTCACGAACAAATATGTGTAAAGTCATCTCCTTTGATAAGATGCCACTGATAGATTCTAGTGGCTGTGCTTTGCTCAAGATAAAagacaatttattgaaagcatatatacatatatcaaatgGTCCATCACATGTGTGAGCAGAGGAGAAAACTTTTCATAACCTTGCTTCTTGTTGAGATAATGTACCAATATTCGACTATATCTCAAGAATAATTTCTGCAGAGATACACACCAATAGGAACATAAAACGATTATGGTGGGGCATGCCCTCTTATATTAAAAAGGTATGCACTCTTCCAAAACCTTCTTCGGAAAGGGGATCTCTATGATTGGCATAATAATTCTACTTTGCAAACTTTTCTGCACAAGTTAATCATTTATTAGTCCAAATTTGATTTCACTGGAAACCAGTAGCATCCAATATGCTGGCTCTTATATCTTAATTTGTGAAAGCTATGCCATAGGGTGCAAGATGCTTCATCATTGATGAACTTTGTGATACTGCAATGAAGTTGGAGAGCTTTCAACTGCCACAGACTTCACTTTTGTATATATGCACCCACAACCATGGCCCTTGATATTGAGCAAACAACCACTATTAGATCCTATCAATCCAAATAATGTATCATTGTTTGGGATTTATCAAAACTTGAGTTATAGCAAATAAATACAAGGAGTGCAGCAATTGTGAAAAATTAATAGCAGTCCGGAGCGCAGCGAAAGCTTCAcacgagtatatatatatatatatatcgatcaGTTGCCATGATGACATGAAGacttataaagaaaaagtacccataaaatatttataataagtcTCAAAAGTTTTAGGATGCTTGGATATTAAATCTTATGAAATTGAATTAGATGGATGATTACTCTTCTCAAATTATTAACATTGCAGGCTTAGCTCTAAACAAAGATTTTTGAATATGAAACTTTTGGGAAATACTTACTTTTAGATTATAATTACTTCAATATCATCCTCTAgcaaatgatttaattaattaaaaaagtattttctttaattgcttTCAGATGGATGATTTTCATATACAATTGATGGTGATAGGATATGAGTTGTTGAAACATTGTTAGGTGATTCAAAAATTTATGCCATGCCAGATCATATTAATTTTGTCATGTTGTATTCagtgtaattataattatattttggatGAAGATAATGGCTTGTTGTTATTACTATTTGTAATGTTGAATTTAAActtattgtttaatttcatctttccataattttattttattttatttatttatttatttattattattattactattatacatttttttcttgcctatgtaattaattttaaggTATATTTGCAgtggttatttaattttttgtgacaaatttcATGTTTTGCGCCATGATGAGTTGGTTCATTTTTTGCAATATAAATTTAATGTCGTATGCTACTGTTGATTGTAAGTTgatgattaatatatattttttttatattttcacgtatgtatttatttttattcagtaTTAATTTATGTCAATGTTTTGCAATTTTTTGAGTGTAAACAGGAGTTTTTACacaatttaaaactttttttatatggatgatTTGTTATTTAAGCttagttataaaattttgttttattaaattaaataatcattttaCAAAAAATACTTCCTCAATTAATGTGAGTATCACCAAATAAATATTCATaactaaaacattaaaaaaataataaatatatattaataaataatgaaaaatctcACTACTCTGCCAGGGTGATTATTTATACCCTTCAATTTTACACAAAACTAAACAATCTAAACCACATACATCATGTACGCTTGTGTGGAACCAAAAAGATATGACGTAATTTATAATGCAATAATTCCCCAAAGATGTAATTCCACTCACAATATCTTCTTAAATAGGTGTACAGGCAGGCTTTTGAATTACTTTCACAAACGTAATTGgactttttgaattttaattcttGTATTAGGCTTAGATCTGACGGCTATATGCGACTTTGAGTGGCTTGGGTAATAGTCAGAGGCTGCTTCGCCACTGACATctctattagttttttttttgggaggtAACTTCAGTGATTAATAGCAGGAGCATCATCAAATAAAATCTCTACCAAGTGAGGAGTTGGAGAGGCCCAAACAGAAGGACTAAACATAGGAGACAATCACGCCAACATATGATTAGCTCTATTGGACTATCTTCTAGCATactttaaaagaaaaggatgggCATTGAATTAACAAACATTTGCACACGGTAATAAAGCACACTCATGATAGAGATGTCTGGTTGTTCTAGCAAAATATTATGAACATCAAATTTCGCATCCATCTCTAGAACAACATTTGAATGATTACCCGCTTTCAAACAACTCAAAGCCTCCTTCAATGCATTAGCTTCAACATCCATTATAGAGAATAAACCATTGAAAGTAGCAGTGTAATCAGCAATAAACTACCATAAGAATTATGATGAACCGCACCAACACCCACCTGCAGCTAGATTGCAAACAAAGCCCATCTAAGTTACACTTGAGCTGTCCCTCCAGAGGTGGTGACCAACTTTGATTCCTAATTGAAGGGCTTGCTCCTACCACGGCATAAGGAGGATTATTTCCTTTGCAACTCTTGCTATGATGTGGACCCCACTCatttacatttattattaatattaatctttattattataattattattaatattgaatTTAAGTTAACTTTAGATTTCAAATTGACCAACCTTCCTCTTATCCTTAGTAACAACTAAAgtcttttgattttatcttgttCCGTAACCCCGAAGCTATGATCACCCGATCTCATTAACTTTG
This window harbors:
- the LOC120259305 gene encoding protein trichome birefringence-like 26, which gives rise to MGDEIVVGDHQPLHSKEGRSTISLIFFKFISAIFLAAAICYLFVSNFDAWTVDAEKFSMSPGKQDALNIGPLNKESTVKKLQLKKETCDLWTGEWIPNSEGPGYTHETCNQIPPYVNCVNNGRPDTGYLHWGWKPNACDLPPIDPLKFLNAMRNKSFAFIGSSICHNQVFSLICQLSEEEMAHDIYHDSTYNTRTWYYPSHNLTLYVIWAPYLIHYETIDNHGDASQINLHLHLDILDTKWTSEYGKYDYVVISIGPHFYKSSIIYENNQVIGCHYCPHLNLKKFTINELYSKALQFSLKFIATSEHNPFVIFKTWSPDHSEH